One Hyphomicrobiales bacterium genomic window carries:
- a CDS encoding TadE/TadG family type IV pilus assembly protein, whose translation MRKSIQKLASNTRGATAVEFAVLALPFFALIIGTIQLGIIFLANQTLDEAVDVAAREIQTGQITQTGGTLSDFRRDVCDRVTLISDCENQMLLSVQSFVDFDAVDQAQTAGDLYTPNGRPVIVDGTFEPGQGGEIVVVSASVFIPIVAGDVLPGVSGNGLQLSTSLAFQNELFSD comes from the coding sequence ATGAGAAAAAGCATTCAAAAATTAGCCTCGAACACTCGTGGTGCTACAGCAGTAGAATTTGCAGTATTAGCTCTGCCATTCTTTGCATTGATAATTGGCACAATACAGCTCGGCATCATCTTTCTGGCGAACCAGACGCTGGATGAAGCCGTTGATGTAGCCGCTCGAGAAATACAAACCGGTCAAATCACTCAAACGGGCGGAACTCTTAGTGATTTTAGACGTGACGTGTGTGATCGCGTAACACTGATATCCGATTGTGAAAACCAAATGCTGTTATCGGTACAATCATTTGTAGACTTTGATGCTGTGGATCAAGCACAGACTGCGGGTGATCTATATACTCCCAATGGAAGGCCCGTAATCGTGGACGGCACTTTTGAACCTGGGCAAGGCGGAGAAATCGTCGTTGTTAGTGCTTCCGTATTCATCCCAATTGTTGCTGGTGACGTCTTGCCAGGCGTGAGTGGTAATGGACTACAGCTATCAACAAGCCTAGCGTTCCAGAACGAGTTATTCAGCGACTAA
- a CDS encoding patatin-like phospholipase family protein, protein MPSTRKKRHVKSINLALQGGGSHGAFTWGILDRMFEDDRLWIDAISGTSAGAVNAVVAAQGMHEGQAPAAREALRTFWKAVSDAGKLSPLKTTPFDAALGNWGLDKSPMYLFLDMMQRVASPYDLNPLNINPFRTMIEDLIDFEKVRACKDLGIFISATNVETGRGRVFKRDEINADVIMASTCLPFIYQAVEIDGQHYWDGGYMGNPPLVPLLSNADSSDIVVIQINPTKREGVPQTAREILNRVNEITFNSSLIHELRGIDYINQLLESGAVSDELHRKVNIHIMGGGHNMEALDASSKLNTDWAFLTHLFDRGREVADLWLKDHFDDIEHRSSVDICSMFSDVGSLPISTK, encoded by the coding sequence ATGCCAAGCACACGCAAAAAAAGACACGTCAAGTCCATTAATCTTGCTCTCCAAGGCGGCGGTTCACACGGAGCTTTCACTTGGGGTATTTTGGACCGAATGTTTGAAGACGACAGGCTTTGGATAGACGCCATCAGCGGTACAAGTGCAGGTGCCGTCAATGCTGTAGTTGCCGCACAAGGCATGCATGAAGGTCAAGCGCCAGCCGCGCGCGAGGCCCTGAGAACATTTTGGAAAGCGGTTAGTGACGCAGGAAAACTAAGCCCACTCAAGACAACACCCTTTGATGCGGCCCTAGGCAACTGGGGTCTCGACAAGTCACCGATGTATCTTTTCCTTGATATGATGCAACGTGTGGCTTCGCCTTATGACTTGAACCCGCTTAATATTAATCCGTTTCGCACAATGATTGAAGATTTGATTGATTTTGAAAAAGTGCGAGCCTGCAAAGATCTCGGTATTTTTATCTCGGCGACCAATGTAGAAACCGGGCGCGGTCGAGTCTTCAAACGTGACGAGATCAATGCTGATGTTATTATGGCATCAACGTGCTTGCCGTTTATCTATCAGGCCGTAGAAATTGACGGGCAACACTATTGGGACGGCGGCTATATGGGCAATCCACCGCTGGTTCCTCTTCTAAGCAATGCCGATTCCTCAGACATCGTTGTTATTCAAATTAATCCTACAAAACGGGAAGGTGTGCCGCAAACAGCACGTGAAATTTTAAACCGCGTCAATGAAATCACTTTCAATTCATCTCTCATCCACGAATTGCGCGGCATTGATTATATTAACCAGCTACTCGAAAGCGGCGCAGTTTCTGATGAGCTTCATCGCAAAGTTAATATTCATATCATGGGCGGCGGGCATAACATGGAGGCATTGGATGCATCGTCAAAGCTCAACACAGACTGGGCTTTCCTAACGCATCTATTCGATAGAGGGCGTGAGGTTGCAGATCTATGGCTAAAGGATCATTTTGACGATATAGAACACCGCTCTTCCGTTGATATTTGCTCTATGTTCTCAGATGTTGGCTCTTTACCCATCAGTACAAAGTAA
- a CDS encoding class I SAM-dependent methyltransferase, which produces MDLSLDQIKTIKSKIDHGYRDMDIAQTIEYFRKFFVETCPIPSDQLKDVTIGDFGCGYGWLALAFALHTDAQIIAMDIDEGRVNAARELADYFGVSDKIEFRTGSLMELPFKELEVDVGYTIEALEHIGADERAFSELTRVCNRYLVATTPNKWFPLIAHDTRLPFCHWLPMPLRDIYAKLCGQMEKQHGNYFWSELDLKRGLAGFERAPSFMQFPDAASYLGQYPTYLPYNGGEVRQIGRLKRIYMTWASRVLGRHVSYALPNLSGIWQRRQSER; this is translated from the coding sequence ATGGACCTTTCATTAGACCAGATAAAAACGATTAAGAGCAAAATAGATCACGGCTATCGTGATATGGATATTGCTCAAACGATCGAATATTTTAGAAAGTTCTTTGTTGAGACTTGTCCTATTCCAAGCGACCAGTTGAAAGACGTTACGATTGGTGATTTTGGCTGTGGTTATGGCTGGTTAGCGTTGGCCTTCGCGCTGCATACGGATGCTCAAATCATTGCCATGGACATTGACGAAGGTCGCGTGAATGCTGCCCGTGAACTGGCTGACTATTTTGGCGTTTCAGATAAAATAGAATTTCGTACTGGCAGCTTAATGGAGCTTCCCTTTAAAGAACTCGAAGTTGATGTTGGTTACACGATTGAGGCGCTTGAGCACATTGGAGCTGATGAACGGGCTTTTTCAGAATTAACAAGAGTGTGTAATCGTTATTTGGTTGCGACAACACCTAATAAATGGTTCCCGCTAATTGCCCATGATACACGGCTACCGTTTTGCCATTGGTTGCCGATGCCGCTGCGCGATATTTATGCAAAGTTATGCGGCCAAATGGAAAAACAACATGGCAATTATTTTTGGAGCGAGCTGGATTTAAAGCGTGGGCTTGCGGGCTTTGAGCGCGCACCCAGCTTTATGCAATTTCCTGATGCCGCAAGTTATTTGGGGCAATATCCTACTTACCTACCCTATAACGGGGGTGAAGTGCGTCAAATTGGGCGACTGAAAAGGATCTATATGACATGGGCTTCTAGAGTCTTGGGTCGTCACGTATCGTATGCTCTGCCCAATCTTTCTGGCATCTGGCAGCGGCGTCAAAGCGAGCGCTGA
- a CDS encoding TadE/TadG family type IV pilus assembly protein, whose translation MFFNLFKKIPAKRNSLSKDQRGIAAVEFALVVPIIVILLLGSIDAVFALTAKRKVSLATHSMADIAARETALDSTDRQALSELGKVIMTPNDVTLANIIITGALVDSNGTTATVDWSEGFGPSALAPPINSKINLPSALTPGVFLVVTETTLPYETLSSVMFNLSETAYFQSRSGLPIDGT comes from the coding sequence ATGTTCTTCAATCTATTCAAAAAAATTCCAGCTAAAAGAAACTCGCTCTCAAAAGACCAACGCGGTATAGCGGCTGTCGAATTTGCACTTGTGGTGCCAATTATTGTGATCTTGTTGCTCGGTAGTATCGATGCTGTTTTTGCTTTGACCGCCAAGCGCAAGGTGTCTTTGGCGACCCACTCCATGGCAGATATTGCAGCGCGCGAAACAGCTTTGGATAGCACTGACCGTCAAGCGCTCTCAGAACTCGGCAAGGTGATTATGACACCTAATGACGTTACTCTTGCTAACATCATTATTACTGGTGCTTTGGTTGATTCTAACGGCACAACAGCCACTGTTGATTGGAGTGAAGGATTTGGACCTAGCGCATTAGCACCGCCTATTAACTCAAAAATCAATCTGCCGTCAGCATTAACGCCGGGTGTTTTCCTAGTCGTAACAGAAACAACTCTACCTTATGAAACACTTTCATCGGTCATGTTCAATTTGAGTGAAACTGCTTATTTCCAATCACGCTCAGGACTACCTATTGACGGCACATAA
- the arsH gene encoding arsenical resistance protein ArsH, producing the protein MTTDDLPNLDGNHAHSINIEDLKAPDGPKHKPRILVLYGSLRERSYSRLVAEETVRLLTFFGAEPKIFDPSDLPLPDSVEDSHPKVTELRDLAFWSEGMIWVSPERHGAMTGIMKAQIDWIPLSIGGMRPTQGKTLALMQVCGGSQSFNSVNQMRTLGRWMRMVTIPNQSSVPKAFTEFDDNGRMKSSPYYNRIVDVVEELVKFTHMVRGRSEYLVDRYSERVETAEQVSKRVNQRSL; encoded by the coding sequence ATGACGACAGATGATCTACCCAATCTGGATGGCAATCATGCCCATTCAATCAATATCGAAGACCTCAAAGCACCTGACGGCCCAAAGCATAAACCGCGTATCTTAGTGCTTTATGGTTCCTTGCGAGAACGCTCCTATTCGCGACTGGTCGCAGAAGAAACCGTTCGCCTTTTGACGTTTTTTGGGGCTGAACCCAAAATTTTTGACCCCAGCGATCTTCCTCTTCCAGATAGCGTGGAAGATAGCCATCCCAAAGTAACGGAATTACGTGATCTGGCCTTTTGGTCTGAAGGGATGATATGGGTATCACCAGAGCGCCACGGTGCCATGACAGGCATTATGAAGGCTCAAATTGATTGGATCCCCTTATCAATCGGCGGAATGCGACCAACACAGGGCAAGACCCTTGCCCTGATGCAGGTCTGTGGCGGTTCTCAGAGCTTTAACTCGGTCAATCAAATGCGAACTCTAGGGCGGTGGATGCGCATGGTCACCATTCCAAATCAGTCTTCTGTTCCCAAAGCATTTACTGAATTTGATGATAATGGCCGCATGAAATCTTCGCCCTACTACAATCGTATTGTTGATGTGGTTGAGGAGCTTGTGAAATTTACCCATATGGTGCGGGGGCGTTCAGAATATCTAGTTGATCGATATTCTGAGCGCGTGGAAACAGCAGAGCAAGTATCAAAACGGGTTAATCAGCGCTCGCTTTGA